In Pannonibacter sp. XCT-53, the sequence GCCTGGCGGAGCGGACCCGGTACATGGCGAGCATCGCCGAGACGGCCCTCGCCAACATCGAGCGCCATGACCGCCCGGGCTTCAAGCGCTACCTGAAGATGGAGCCGCTCGGCATCGTCATGGTCATCGCGCCGTGGAACTATCCCTACATGACGGCCGGCAACGCGATCTTCCCGGCGCTGATGGCGGGCAACGTGGTCATCCTCAAGCATGCGGCGCAGACGCTGCTCGTCGGCGAACGCTATGCCGCTGCCTTCGAGAAGGCCGGCCTGCCGAAGGGCGTGTTCCAGAACATCGTCCTGACGCATGAGGGCACCGAGGCGCTGCTCGGCTCCGGCGCCATCGACCATGTCAACTTCACCGGCTCGGTTGCCGGCGGCAAGGCCATCGAGCGGGCGCTGGCGGGCACCTTCGCCACCATGGGTCTCGAGCTCGGCGGCAAGGACCCGGCCCTGGTGCGCGCCGATGCCGATCTGGACTACGCGATCGCCAATCTCGTCGACGGCGCGTTCTTCAATTCCGGCCAGTGCTGCTGCGGCATCGAGCGCATCTATGTGCATGAAAGCCGCTACGACGCCTTTGTCGACGGCTTTGTCGCCCTGACGCGCGACTACAAGCTCGGCAATCCGCTCGATCCGGACACCACCATCGGTCCGATGGCGCAGACCCGCTTTGCCACCTGGGTGCGCGAGCAGACCGAGGAGGCGATCCGCAAGGGCGCCAGGGCCCACATCGACCTGTCCGCCTTCCCGATGGACAAGGCCGGCACGCCTTACCTCGCCCCGCAGGTGCTGACCAACGTCAATCACCAGATGTCGGTGATGCGCGAGGAAAGCTTCGGCCCGGTCGTCGGCATCATGAAGGTGAAGGACGACGCCGAGGCGATCCAGCTCATGAACGACAGCCCCTATGGCCTCACCGCGTCCATCTGGACCGAGGACGCCGAGGCCGCCGAAACGATCGGTCACCAGATCGACACCGGCACCGTGTTCATGAACCGCTGCGACTACGTGGATCCGGGCCTTGTCTGGACCGGCGTGAAGGACACCGGCAAGGGCGCCGCCCTGTCGGAAATCGGCTTCGCCAACCTGACGCGCCCGAAGTCCTACCACCTGCGTCTCGAGCACTGAGATTGAAACCCGCCTGCTCCCCCGCCGCATCGCAAAGGGGAGCAGGCAAGCGAACCGGAGCTGCCCCGCGACTGGCCTGCGACTGACTTGCGACTGGCTTGCGACTGGCCTGCGACTGGCCTGCTGGCCGCAGCGCCCTCTCCCCCCTGAGGGGGGAGAGGGGGTGAGGCGCTGCCAGTTGCCCGGGATGAGCCAAGCTTCAAGGGACAATGGGATGGCAACGCCCGACCTGTCCCCCATGCAACACCCTTCACCGCGTTGACCCCGACGCACCAACTGACTGAAAGCCCGACCCATGACTGCCCTTCCGTCCGTGAACTGGTCCTATCCCACCGCCGTGCGCTTCGGCGCGGGCCGCATCAAGGAACTGCCTGCCGTCGTCAAGCTCGCCGGCATGAAGCGCCCACTGCTGGTCACCGATCCCGGCCTTGCGAAGCTGCCGATGATCGCCGACATGGTCGCCCTGCTGAAGGCCGAGGACATCGACTGCGCCGTCTTCTCCGACGTCAAGCCGAACCCGGTCGACAGCAACATTTCCGCAGGCGTTGCCGCCTACAAGGCCGGCAGCCATGACGGCGTGCTGGCGGTTGGCGGCGGCTCCGGCCTCGATGCCGGCAAGCTGATTGCCTTCATGTCCGGCCAGACCCGCCCGATCTGGGACTTCGAGGACATCGGCGACTGGTACACCCGCGCCGATCCGGCCGGCATTGCCCCGATCGTCGCCGTGCCGACCACGGCCGGCACCGGCTCGGAAGTCGGCCGCGCCGGCGTCGTCACCAACGAGGCGACCCACACCAAGAAGGTGATCTTCCACCCGAAGATGCTGCCGGCCTATGTCATCTGCGATCCGGAACTGACCACCGGCATGCCGCGCATGATCACCGTCGGCACCGGTATGGACGCCCTCGCCCACTGCCTGGAGGCGCTGTGCTCGCCGTTCTACCACCCGATGTCGGAAGGCATCGCGGTCGAAGGCGCGCGTCTGGCGATCCACAACCTGCCGATCGTCGCCGCCAACGGCTCCGACCTTCTGGCGCGTGGCCACATGATGAGCGCGGGCGCCATGGGGGCCGTTGCCTTCCAGAAGGGGCTCGGCGCCATCCACGCCCTGTCCCACCCGGTCGGCGCGCTCTATGACACGCACCACGGCATGACCAATGCCGTGTTCATGCCCTATGTGCTGAAGTTCAACCGCCCGGCCATCGAGGCCAAGATCGAGCGTCTGGCGGCCTTCTGCGGCATCGCCGGCGGCTTCGACGGTTTCCAGGCGCATATCCTGAAGATGCGCTCCGACCTCGGCGTGCCGCACACCATCGGCGGCCTCGGCGTCGACGGCGCCAAGCGCGACCTGATCGCCGACATGGCCATCGTCGACCCGACCGCCGGCGGCAACCCGGTCGAACTGACCCGCGACGCGGCGCTGTCGATCTTCGACGCGGCGCTCGAAGGCAAGCTCTGATCCGGCAACACCGGACCGGGGGACCTGAACGGCCGGGCCTTGCGCCCGGCCGTTTGCGTTGCCGGAGGCCGGCCTGAGACGACGCCGCACGGCTTCGCAATGCACCCTGTTTGTTTTGTCAGGGCATCTGGCCAAACCCGCCTGCAGGTGGTTAACCTTGGCCCTGCAACCGCGAAGACGGGGAGGTCACCAGCATGCAACGACGCGAGTTCCTGAAAGCAGCCGCCGTCACGGCCGCCGCAAGCCCGGTGCTGGCCGCACCGGCCCTCGCCCAGGCGACCCTCAATCTCAAGCTGGTCGGCGGCTTCCCGCGCGGCTTTCCCGGCGTCGGCACCGGCGCGGAAAAGCTCGCCCGGCGCATCGAGGGCATGAGCGACGGCAAGGTGAAGATCACCTATTACGGCGGCGGCGAGCTGGTGCCCCCCTTCGAGGTGTTCTCGGCCGTGTCCAGCGGTGCCGCCGACATGGGGCACACGGCGCCCTACTTCCATGTCGGCAAGGTCCGCTCGGCCATGTATTTCACCACCGTGCCCTATGGTCTCGACCAGACGGAGCTGTCGGGCTGGATTGCCTTCGGCGGCGGGCAGGCCCTCTGGGACGAAGCTTATGCCCCCTTCGGCGTGAAGTCCTTCTATGCCGGGGGCTCCGGCGCGCAGGCCGGCGGCTGGTTCAAGAAGCCGATCGAGAAGCTGGATGACCTCGCCGGTCTCAAGATGCGCATCGCCGGCCTTGGCGGCGACGTCATGCGCAAGCTGGGCGTCAACACGGTGCTGACCCCGCCGCCGGAAATCTACCAGGCGCTGCAGTCCGGGGTGGTCGATGCCGCGGAGTTCGTCGGGCCCTGGAACGATGTGGCGCTCGGCCTCTACAAGGTTGCGCCCTACTACTACCTGCCGGCATTCCACGAGCCGGGACCGGCGCTGGAAATGCTGGTGAACCAGACCGTCTGGGGCAACCTCTCGCCGACGCTGCAGGCGATCTTCGCCAGTGCCGCCAAGGCGCAGGCCGAGGAGACGATTGCCGAGTTCCGCTACAACAACACGCGGGTGCTGGCCGACCTGACGAGCAAGGGCGCCAAGGTCTCCGCCTTCCCCGACGACGTGGTGGCGGCGCTCGGCAAGGCCTCGCGCGAGGTGCTCGACGCCTTCCCCAAGGGCGATCCGATGGCAGAGAAGATCCACGGCGCGTATGTGGACTACATCCGCCTGTGTGCGGCCTATACCTCGGCGATGGAGGGCCGCATGTACCGCGACCGTTCCGCGGTCTGGGGCGTGTGAGGCGCGCAGCAGATCCGATCGGGGGGCGGCGGGATGTCCGGCCTCCCGTCGCCTGTCCTGTCCGTGCAGACTGGAACCGACCATGTCCGACCCATTCGCTCTAGACGCTGGCGTTCGAGACGCTGGCCCTCGAGACGTCGGCCCTCGAGACGCCGGCCTTCAAGACGCTGGCCTTCATGGCGCTGGCCGCCCGCGCCTGCGCGACCTCGGCCGCGCCATCGGGCGCTTTGCCCCCGGCCCCCTGAACGCGATCACCGATGTGGCCGGTGTGCGGGTCGGGCATGTGACGCTGATCGAGGGGGAGCGGATCCGCACCGGCGCGACCGCGATCCTGCCGCATGGCGGCAACGTGTTTCAGGACAAGGTCCCGGCGGGCTTCGCGGTGCTGAACGGGTTCGGCAAGTTTGCCGGATCGACGCAGATCGCGGAACTGGGGGAACTGGAGAGCCCGATCGTGCTCACCAACACCCTGGCCACAGGCCGGGCCATCGAGGCGATCCATGCCCATGTGCTGGCCCAGCCGGGCAACGAGCGCGTCGTGTCGATCAACGCGGTGGTGGGCGAGACCAACGACAGCCGCCTCAACGACATCCGCGCCGGACGACCGACCGTGGCGGAGATCGGTGCGGCCCTCGCGGCCGCCCGCGAAGGGCCGGTGGCGGAGGGCGCCGTCGGGGCCGGCACGGGCACCGTTGCCTTTGGCCTGAAGGGCGGGATCGGGACCGCGTCGCGCCGGGTGCCGCTCGGCGGTGCGGGCGAGGCGATGCTCGGGGTGCTCGTGCAGGCAAACTATGGCGGCAGCCTGCGCGTCGACGGCGTGCTGGTGGACACCCGCGCCACGGCAGACGCGGACGGGTCGATTGTTCTCATCCTGGCAACGGACGCTGCCCTTTGTCCGCGCAACCTGACGCGGCTGGCGACGCGCAGCTTTGGCGGCCTGGCCCGCACGGGCGCGGCCCTGTCCAACGGATCCGGCGACTATGCGCTGGCCTTCTCGACGGCCGGGTGCCTGCGCCTGACACCGGGGCGCCGGGCCGGCACGGCCCCGTTCGGCGGGCTGGGCAATGACCGGATCTCGCCGCTGTTCGAGGCCGCCATCGAGGCGGCCGAAGAGGCGATCGTCAACGCGCTGCTGGCGGCTGGCAGCCTGGAGGGCTTCGATGCGGGACGCATGAGGCCCTCCCGGTTTGAAGGACTGGTGCTGCCGGCTGTCTGAGTGGAGGCGAACGGACGAGGTCGGCCGGGCTGCCGACACCTGTCCCCTCCCGACGAGGTCAGGGCCCTGCATTGCCTGGATGGATCGAGAAGCCTCTCCGCGCCCCTCTCCCTCATGGGGAGAAGGACTGAGCGGCACAGACCCTCGTTCAAAGGCGCTTTTCGGGCGTCATCACCCGGTGATGGCGAGATACAGGCTCGTCAGCGCGGTCGCTGCGATGACGCCGAAGGTCGCGATCATGCCCGCCATGCGGAACTTGAGGTTTTCCGCAACCTGCGAGACGCCATAGGCATGGCTGAGACGACCGGCCAGCAGCACCGCGCCATAGCCATGCAGCAGCGCAAAGGGAGCCCCCTGCAGCTCGCACAGGGCAAGCAGCAGCAGCGCGAAGGGGACATATTCGGCAAAGTTCGCATGCACGCGCACGCGCCGCGTCAGGTCGGCATCGCCGCCATGCCCGAGGGCGACGCGGGCCTGGTTGCGCCGCGCGATGACGCGATAGGACAGGAACAGGAACAGCAATGCCAGCAGGGCCGCATAAACCGGCGTGACCATCAGGAGCAGGGCGAGCGAATCCAAGAAAACCTCCGGGGGCAATGACTGTCGTCAGAAATCAGGCGACGGGCCGTCGTCTCAGCATTCGACGATATTCACCGCAAGCCCTCCGGTCGAGGTCTCCTTGTATTTTTCCGTCATGTCCAGTCCGGTCTGGCGCATGGTCTCGATGCAGCCGTCCAGCGGCACGAAATGGGTGCCATCCCCGCGCAGGGCGAGCGAGGCGGCCGTCACCGCCTTGACGGCGCCGACCGCGTTGCGTTCGATGCAGGGCACCTGCACCAGCCCGGCGATGGGGTCGCAGGTCATGCCGAGATGGTGCTCGAGCGCGATCTCGGCCGCGTTCTCGATCTGCTCGTTGGTGCCACCGAGCGCGGCGCAGAGGCCGGCGGCAGCCATGGCCGAGGCCGAGCCGACCTCGCCCTGGCAGCCCACCTCCGCGCCGGAAATCGAGGCGTTGGCCTTGATGATGCCGCCGATGGCGGCTGCGGTCAGCAGGAAGGTGCGGATGCCGGCCTGGTTGGCGTCGGGGCAATGGTCGAGGTAGTAGCGGATCACCGCCGGGATGACGCCGGCCGCGCCGTTGGTCGGGGCGGTCACCACCCGGCCGCCGGCGGCATTCTCCTCGTTGACCGCCATGGCATAGACGCCGAGCCAGTCCATCACCGTGTGCTTGAAGGGCGAATTGTTGCCCTGGTCGGCCAGCAGCTTCTCGTGGATGCCACGGGCCCGGCGCTTCACCTTCAGCCGCCCCGGCAGGATGCCGTCCTGCTTCAGGCCACGGTTGATGCAGCCGTCCATCGCCGCCCAGATCCGGTCGAGCCCGGCCTCGACCTCGTCGTCGGGACGGGCGGCGCACTCATTGGCCCATTTCATCTGTGCAATGGTCAGGCCGGAGGCCTTGCCCATCTCCAGCATGGTGGCCGCATTGGGGAAGGGATAGGGCACATCCTGCTGCGCCAGTTCGTTGCCGCCGCTGCGGCTCTGGCCGATCTCGTCGGCGCTGGCGATGAAGCCGCCGCCGATGGAATAGAGAACCAGCTCCGACAGGACCGCGCCGGCGGCGTCGAGCAGCTGGAACACCATGCCGTTGGAATGCAGCGGCAGCGCCGGGCCGAAGTCGAAGATCAGGTCCGTCTCGGGATCAAAGGAAAGCTGTGCGCCGCCCGGCGTGCGGATCTGCCGATCCCGCGCCAGGCGCTCCAGCATCGGCTCCACGTCCTCCGGGTCCATCTCGGCCGGCACGGCGCCCATCAGCCCGAGGAAAATGGCGCGGTCGGTGGCATGGCCCTTGCCGGTGAAAGCCAGCGATCCGTGCAGGCGCACCTGGATGCGCGCGGCGCCCTCCGGCAGGGGCGTGATCGACGACAGGAACCGCGCGGCCGCAACCATGGGCCCGATCGTGTGGGAGCTCGAAGGGCCGATACCGATCTTGAAGACGTCGAAGACGCTGATGAACATGGATTTCCGCTGTCTGGTCCCCACCGGATCCTGTCCGGCGCGCGCGGATCATGCCTATCTTTTGGGCTCCCGTCACGGGGGCGAATGGATGGTTTCCCCTGCGTGCCGGTTTCGCGCCAGAAGAACGTCGCAACCGGCGCCACGCAGGGCCGTCAGCCGGCCCGGGCCGGTCCGGCCGCATGTGGCCAGAGCGTGTCGTAGACGGCCTGGGAAAAACCGATGTGCTCGGTCAGCAGGTGCTCGGCCCGGGCCGAATCACGGTCAAGGGCCGCCTCCATCAGCAGCGTGTGATGCGCAAGGCCGAGGGTGCGGACATAGAGCGCCCGCAGCGTGCCGTCGCGGTCATCCTGCATGCGCTGGCGCACATCGGGCGCGCTCAGCATGTAGCGGTTGTGGCGGCGAAGCTGGGCGGAGATCTGCGTGGCGAAGAGCGTGAGCCAGGGCGCGGTCGCCCCCGCCAGCAACGTGGCATGGAAGGCATCGTGACGGGCTTCCCAGAGGCGGATGCTGGCCGGCTCGGCATCCGGATCGGGGGACGGCGTCGAGGCCAGCAGGTGATGCGCCGCCACAACCGCAGCCTCCCACGCCTGGTCGCCTTCGGCCACCGACCGCGCCAGCAGCCGCAGCTCCAGCGCGAGGCGGGCCTCCTGCAGGTCCTTCAGGCTCTCCGCCGACACGCCGGCGACCCGGAAGCCCTTGTTCGGCGCCAGCACGACCAGCCGTTCGGCCTCCAGACGGGACAGGGCCTCGCGCAAGGGCGTCCAGCCGAACCCGAACCGGTCCTTCAGGCTCGAAACGGTCAGGGGCGCATCCGGTGCCAGGCTGCAGTCAAGTATGGCGCCCCGGAGCGCGAGATACGCATCCTCTGTCTTGGGCATGGCGGTCTCCGCATGGATTCCCGTCAGACCTGCGTCAAAATATATCAAGTGTCAAATTATATATAATACCGTTGCACCAGTCCCCGGAGGCTGTTAGCCTTGGCGTCAGTCACAAGGCGGGTGTCCGTCCCGCCGGGAAGAACAACCGAGGGAGCTTCGATGACCACCCACATCACATCGCATCCGCTGGATGCCGGAGATCCGCTGGCCGCCAAGCGCGCCGCTTTCGATCTGCCGGCCGGCGTGATCTATCTCGACGGCAACTCGCTTGGCGCCCTGCCCGCGCATGTGCCGGCCCGCGTCGAGGAGGTCGTGCGCACGCAGTGGGGCACCAGCCTGATCCGCGCCTGGAACACCCATGGCTGGGTGGAGATGCAGCGGCGCATCGGCGACCGCATCGGCCGGCTT encodes:
- a CDS encoding aldehyde dehydrogenase family protein, with amino-acid sequence MSDTIKLISPVDGSVYAERAALDAVAVERVVTAARTAQTGWAATPLATRIDYCLKALDALLAMNDDIVTELAWQMGRPVRYGGEKGGLAERTRYMASIAETALANIERHDRPGFKRYLKMEPLGIVMVIAPWNYPYMTAGNAIFPALMAGNVVILKHAAQTLLVGERYAAAFEKAGLPKGVFQNIVLTHEGTEALLGSGAIDHVNFTGSVAGGKAIERALAGTFATMGLELGGKDPALVRADADLDYAIANLVDGAFFNSGQCCCGIERIYVHESRYDAFVDGFVALTRDYKLGNPLDPDTTIGPMAQTRFATWVREQTEEAIRKGARAHIDLSAFPMDKAGTPYLAPQVLTNVNHQMSVMREESFGPVVGIMKVKDDAEAIQLMNDSPYGLTASIWTEDAEAAETIGHQIDTGTVFMNRCDYVDPGLVWTGVKDTGKGAALSEIGFANLTRPKSYHLRLEH
- a CDS encoding iron-containing alcohol dehydrogenase; translated protein: MTALPSVNWSYPTAVRFGAGRIKELPAVVKLAGMKRPLLVTDPGLAKLPMIADMVALLKAEDIDCAVFSDVKPNPVDSNISAGVAAYKAGSHDGVLAVGGGSGLDAGKLIAFMSGQTRPIWDFEDIGDWYTRADPAGIAPIVAVPTTAGTGSEVGRAGVVTNEATHTKKVIFHPKMLPAYVICDPELTTGMPRMITVGTGMDALAHCLEALCSPFYHPMSEGIAVEGARLAIHNLPIVAANGSDLLARGHMMSAGAMGAVAFQKGLGAIHALSHPVGALYDTHHGMTNAVFMPYVLKFNRPAIEAKIERLAAFCGIAGGFDGFQAHILKMRSDLGVPHTIGGLGVDGAKRDLIADMAIVDPTAGGNPVELTRDAALSIFDAALEGKL
- a CDS encoding TRAP transporter substrate-binding protein; protein product: MQRREFLKAAAVTAAASPVLAAPALAQATLNLKLVGGFPRGFPGVGTGAEKLARRIEGMSDGKVKITYYGGGELVPPFEVFSAVSSGAADMGHTAPYFHVGKVRSAMYFTTVPYGLDQTELSGWIAFGGGQALWDEAYAPFGVKSFYAGGSGAQAGGWFKKPIEKLDDLAGLKMRIAGLGGDVMRKLGVNTVLTPPPEIYQALQSGVVDAAEFVGPWNDVALGLYKVAPYYYLPAFHEPGPALEMLVNQTVWGNLSPTLQAIFASAAKAQAEETIAEFRYNNTRVLADLTSKGAKVSAFPDDVVAALGKASREVLDAFPKGDPMAEKIHGAYVDYIRLCAAYTSAMEGRMYRDRSAVWGV
- a CDS encoding P1 family peptidase translates to MRDLGRAIGRFAPGPLNAITDVAGVRVGHVTLIEGERIRTGATAILPHGGNVFQDKVPAGFAVLNGFGKFAGSTQIAELGELESPIVLTNTLATGRAIEAIHAHVLAQPGNERVVSINAVVGETNDSRLNDIRAGRPTVAEIGAALAAAREGPVAEGAVGAGTGTVAFGLKGGIGTASRRVPLGGAGEAMLGVLVQANYGGSLRVDGVLVDTRATADADGSIVLILATDAALCPRNLTRLATRSFGGLARTGAALSNGSGDYALAFSTAGCLRLTPGRRAGTAPFGGLGNDRISPLFEAAIEAAEEAIVNALLAAGSLEGFDAGRMRPSRFEGLVLPAV
- a CDS encoding MAPEG family protein → MDSLALLLMVTPVYAALLALLFLFLSYRVIARRNQARVALGHGGDADLTRRVRVHANFAEYVPFALLLLALCELQGAPFALLHGYGAVLLAGRLSHAYGVSQVAENLKFRMAGMIATFGVIAATALTSLYLAITG
- a CDS encoding L-serine ammonia-lyase encodes the protein MFISVFDVFKIGIGPSSSHTIGPMVAAARFLSSITPLPEGAARIQVRLHGSLAFTGKGHATDRAIFLGLMGAVPAEMDPEDVEPMLERLARDRQIRTPGGAQLSFDPETDLIFDFGPALPLHSNGMVFQLLDAAGAVLSELVLYSIGGGFIASADEIGQSRSGGNELAQQDVPYPFPNAATMLEMGKASGLTIAQMKWANECAARPDDEVEAGLDRIWAAMDGCINRGLKQDGILPGRLKVKRRARGIHEKLLADQGNNSPFKHTVMDWLGVYAMAVNEENAAGGRVVTAPTNGAAGVIPAVIRYYLDHCPDANQAGIRTFLLTAAAIGGIIKANASISGAEVGCQGEVGSASAMAAAGLCAALGGTNEQIENAAEIALEHHLGMTCDPIAGLVQVPCIERNAVGAVKAVTAASLALRGDGTHFVPLDGCIETMRQTGLDMTEKYKETSTGGLAVNIVEC
- a CDS encoding GntR family transcriptional regulator, with protein sequence MPKTEDAYLALRGAILDCSLAPDAPLTVSSLKDRFGFGWTPLREALSRLEAERLVVLAPNKGFRVAGVSAESLKDLQEARLALELRLLARSVAEGDQAWEAAVVAAHHLLASTPSPDPDAEPASIRLWEARHDAFHATLLAGATAPWLTLFATQISAQLRRHNRYMLSAPDVRQRMQDDRDGTLRALYVRTLGLAHHTLLMEAALDRDSARAEHLLTEHIGFSQAVYDTLWPHAAGPARAG